One part of the Rutidosis leptorrhynchoides isolate AG116_Rl617_1_P2 chromosome 1, CSIRO_AGI_Rlap_v1, whole genome shotgun sequence genome encodes these proteins:
- the LOC139846831 gene encoding ATP-dependent DNA helicase PIF1-like — translation MPDDVLVKDVADPIGSITSSIYPDFLENLGNPVYYKQRAILAPTHKFQRRQYLIAVCFGMTINKSQGQSLAHVGLFLPKPVFSHGQLYVALSRVTSKKGLKVLILDKDQELSTTTKNVVYKEVLHQL, via the exons ATGCCTGATGATGTTTTGGTTAAAGATGTTGCCGATCCAATAGGTTCCATTACTAGTTCAATTTATCCCGACTTCTTGGAAAATCTTGGCAACCCTGTTTACTACAAACAACGTGCCATACTGGCTCCAACTCACAA ATTTCAAAGAAGACAATACCTTATAGCAGTTTGTTTTGGTATGACTATAAATAAAAGTCAAGGTCAATCACTTGCACATGTTGGTTTGTTCCTACCAAAACCTGTTTTTAGTCATGGTCAACTTTATGTAGCTTTATCGAGAGTTACATCAAAGAAAGGGTTGAAGGTACTTATATTGGATAAGGATCAAGAATTATCAACTACAACTAAAAACGTAGTCTACAAAGAAGTTTTGCACCAACTTTAA